The proteins below are encoded in one region of Triticum aestivum cultivar Chinese Spring chromosome 1B, IWGSC CS RefSeq v2.1, whole genome shotgun sequence:
- the LOC123137772 gene encoding uncharacterized protein translates to MLLQSSPSFSLPRPHPIAGKQDSAHPPAEWPPCAWKLPTSPTVESLLHDEGLDGGVVPIPSSKGERASPCLRTATNHRVHNLPEQPHMCLLAAQSLATHALAAASRPFTVATLVRSPPPTEADRQCSDEVVQRHNGSSVPYRAFSIERSDFLSSGPPSPPL, encoded by the exons ATGCTCCTCCAGTCCTCCCCTTCTTTTTCTCTTCCCCGACCCCACCCCATCGCCGGCAAACAGGACAGCGCGCATCCACCAGCTGAATGGCCACCGTGTGCCTGGAAGCTGCCCACCTCCCCGACGGTGGAGTCGCTCCTCCACGACGAGGGTCTGGATGGAGGGGTCGTCCCCATCCCTTCGTCCAAGGGTGAGCGGGCCTCGCCGTGCCTGAGGACGGCCACCAACCACCGCGTCCACAACCTCCCAGAGCAGCCACACATGTGCCTCCTCGCTGCTCAGTCCCTGGCCACGCACGCTCTGGCCGCAGCGTCCAGGCCGTTCACAGTTGCCACCCTAGTCCGTTCACCACCGCCAACCGAGGCCGATCGACAATGCAGCGATGAGGTCGTTCAACGACACAATG GATCCAGCGTGCCCTACCGCGCGTTCTCCATCGAACGGTCAGACTTCTTGTCCTCCGGTCCTCCCTCTCCACCACTCTAG
- the LOC123094703 gene encoding cyclin-B1-5, which yields MATRHNQQNAAAAPQPAANRGAAGKQKGAAAGRPGAGGNRRVLGDIGNVVHAHVLDGKIQLPAGINRPITRSFGAQLLKKAQAEPSKNAVAVPPAERAGLKPVAKKVPVKPAAAPRPEPAAAKIVTGSDEIRKPSEVSAPKTSRKKVVHTLTTVLNHRSKEASIDDIDKLDGDNELAVVDYIDDIYKYYKEAQHEWRPIDYMGSQTEVNPKMRAILIDWLVEVTHKFELMPESMYLTIYVIDRFLSLQAVPRRELQLVGMAAMLIACKYEEIWAPEVNDFISIADNSYSRQQILSMEKNILNSMAWNLTVPTPYVFLVRFAKAAGSDKELENMIFFFAELALMEYGLVTVRPSLVAASAVYAARCTLKRSPIWTETLKHHTGFAEPQLLEPAKMLVMAHAAAPDSKLKAIYKKYSCEQYGRVSLRAPAVAAPQRLA from the exons ATGGCGACCAGGCACAACCAGCAGAACGCGGCTGCCGCTCCGCAGCCGGCGGCCAACAGAG GTGCCGCAGGGAAGCAGaagggcgccgccgccggccgccccggTGCGGGAGGAAACAGGCGGGTGCTCGGGGACATCGGCAACGTCGTCCACGCCCACGTCCTCGATGG CAAGATCCAGCTGCCGGCGGGGATCAATCGCCCAATCACCCGGAGCTTCGGTGCCCAGCTCTTGAAGAAGGCGCAGGCCGAGCCATCCAAG AATGCCGTAGCTGTTCCTCCAGCAGAGCGGGCCGGCCTGAAGCCGGTGGCCAAGAAGGTCCCTGTCaagcccgccgccgcccctcgccctgaGCCGGCCGCCGCCAAGATCGTCACCGGTTCCGACGAAATCAGGAAGCCGTCTGAGGTCTCTGCCCCCAAGACCTCGAGGAAGAAGGTCGTCCACACCCTCACGACTGTGCTCAACCATCGGTCGAAG GAGGCCTCGATAGATGACATCGACAAGCTGGACGGTGACAACGAGCTGGCCGTCGTGGACTACATCGACGACATCTACAAGTACTATAAGGAGGCACAG CACGAGTGGCGGCCGATAGATTACATGGGCAGCCAGACTGAGGTCAACCCCAAGATGAGGGCTATCCTGATAGATTGGCTAGTGGAAGTGACCCACAAGTTCGAGCTCATGCCCGAGAGCATGTACCTGACGATCTACGTGATCGATCGCTTCCTGTCCCTGCAGGCGGTGCCGCGGCGGGAGCTGCAGCTCGTCGGCATGGCGGCCATGCTCATCGCCTGCAAATATGAGGAGATCTGGGCGCCCGAG GTAAACGACTTTATATCCATCGCCGATAACTCCTACTCGAGGCAGCAGATCCTGTCAATGGAGAAGAATATCTTGAACAGCATGGCGTGGAACCTCACCGTCCCCACCCCGTACGTCTTCCTGGTGCGGTTCGCCAAGGCCGCCGGGAGCGACAAGGAG CTCGAAAACATGATCTTCTTCTTCGCCGAGTTGGCGCTCATGGAGTACGGGCTGGTCACCGTGCGCCCCTCGCTGGTGGCAGCTTCTGCCGTGTACGCTGCCCGGTGCACGCTGAAAAGAAGCCCCATCTGGACGGAAACCCTCAAGCACCACACCGGATTCGCTGAACCGCAGCTCCT GGAGCCTGCAAAGATGCTGGTCATGGCACACGCAGCTGCTCCGGACAGCAAGCTCAAGGCCATCTACAAGAAGTACTCCTGTGAGCAGTACGGGCGTGTGTCCCTGCGCGCCCCAGCAGTGGCCGCTCCTCAGCGCCTGGCCTAG